The window GTTTGACCTTGTTTCCGAGCatataaatttccttaaatatttttcgtttatttataGACTTAATaaaccatcaaaatatttatttgaaaaactaataCCTAGAAGTGATAAAAATGTAAGAATACTAGGACTATGCGACACTATACTACTGCTCTATTTACACGTAGTTATTCATTTAATGTTAGACTTAGACCTGATCATTTGTTTATTACACCATATTTATAAGGTTATTATGCTTCAACTGGAAAAGCTATTTTGTTTGCATAGAATGTCATTCAATCATTTCCTTTCATAAATATATGCGGTAATCCGTTATGTTGATTTCTAGTTTATGCTTCGTGTAGAAGAATGATAATGTAAAATTAAGAACACTGACTTTATGCGccattaaataacaataattttttttttataattaatcgattctataaatatttttatttaaaaatagcaaataataataaatttagagtaataacttaattttaagcATAAAATAATCATAGTGATAAAATAATGTACCGACATATTAAAAAGATAACTGTAATAAAAGtttgctaaaattaaaaaataatattgataaaatatttaattttgaaaaaaacaatatcatTATAAGATGGCATTTTAActttaatctttaataaaaagattaaaaaattaaaaataccttattatgttatttactatttttcaatataaagtattatttaaaaaaaaaaatttataatcttttttataaacgttattttattaagttacaATACCGACTGTTATGaaacttacataaaaatttttgtgtatatattttttttgtgatcaCTCCATTGTGTCTGTATGCCTTTCAAAAGTAGATgatgataaacaaaaaattacatactACCATCGGTCAATGAAACACTATAATTCTGAAACTTTACAAATTATCTTGCCTGACAGGTCATGGAACAATAATTTAACAGATATAAATATATTGgcaaattcttttattttagatctagaaaatagtttaaatttaatgtgTCCAAAGTTAGAGATATCTGTTagcctaaaatataaaaataaaagtggatAACTTATGATATTTTACAGTTAATGAAAGATAGAGACAAGCTATATGTAAGGGCAATTCTTGAGGGCACTCTAGATCTATGGGATAGCTATAAAAAGGTtagaaaccaaatatttaataaaataagaataaaaaaagataaatattttcgaaaagtTATCTATAACAATAGAAATAATTTAGCagagctttggaaaaatcttaaATCACTTCTACTGggtaaaaattccattttaccaaATGAGGTTGTATTTGAGGGGCAGACATTTACTAATGAGTTTAAAATagcatataaatttaataaatattttattaatagtatagatcaaattatagatattttactCAAACTTTTAGACTTAAATAGTATAgttcaaaatatataatgtatgGGATAAAGTTGAAAATACTACTATGAGTGATACAAGAGCTctgttaaaaaatgtgaaaaatgttaaaGGAGGAGAAAGTGGTATCTCAAAAAAAGTGCTTCTAGATGTGTTTGAAGTTGTGGGTAACCGTGTGTTAGATATAATTAATACATCGCTTCAGTATGGTGAATTCTCAAAAAAGTGGAAAGTCTCAATAGTCTTACCAGTTCCTAAGGTCTCAGGCACAAGGCTGGCGAGTGAGTTTAGACCTATTAATACTGTACCAGTTTACGAAAAACTTCTAGAATTAACTGTAAGAACCCAACTTCAAACTTActgtgataaaaataatattttaacaacaaatCAGTCAGGATTTAGACCTCACCATTCTTGCGAAACTGTGATAGTTAACAtctgtgataattttaatagagaaatagataagggtaattttattttggcaattttcttggattttagAAGAGCGTTTGAGACGGTTAGTCGCAATGTTTTGCttcttaaaatggaaaaaatgggGATAGGAGGCACAGTTTTAAGTTGGTTTAAATCGTATTTGCATAACAGGAAACAAGtggtcaaatttaaaaataaattatctgttGCTGAAAATATTAATCATGGTCTTCCCCAAGGTACtgtgttgggttgggttgggttgggttgggttgggttgggtatgTTGTGGgaaaggatattaaaaaaatgcaagcaAATCTAAACTTTGATTTGGATAATATATACAAATGGCTGTGTATTAATAACTTAAGTATTAATGaagctaaaacaaaattttgtctGTTTGGAAGTAAAGCTAGGTTAACCCAAGTAAATTTGAATGTAATAAAAGTAGagataaataatgaaacaatATCGTACCAgaaagtaattaaatatttgggtgttGTTTTGGATCCacatttgaattttgattcTCATATTGATAGCATAATACgcaaaatgccaaaaaaatttaatttttttcaagaattggCAGAAACCTCTCTTTACAAACGAAATTGCTAATttataatagtattattttaCCGCACTTGGATTTTTGTTCTACACTTTTGTTTGGTATTCCGGATTACAGGGTCAATAGACTTTAAATCATACAGAACAGAGCCATGAGAATAATACTAAAATGTAATAGATATACACCGGTAGATAATATGTTAAATGTACTAAATATCTTAtcgataaaacaaaaaatattatttagtacctgtatgtttatttaattaaaaataaattgctaccAAACTATATTTGTGAAAAGATTACAGTCTTTAGTGATCTGCATAACTATGTTACCAGACAACAGGGGGATTTTGTATCGATGGGTAGACATACTTCAAACAGAATGACAAACACTATTCTACACAAAggtcttatatattttaatgaattagcTATTAATATAAAGAACTGTAGAAGCCTAATTATGTCTAGAAAAACATTGAAAagatatatatgtatacatatgtaagtgttttatattttaattgtctttctttgtgtcttttatttttacacttcttagtatcgttttaaattatatctgcgcatatattttatgtttatttttttatattttaatatttgtgtacTTTAACGTTATATtttactcttttattatttatttgcttacttttatttttactctttatattttctagtttttttaagatattataaatatgttttaaaaattataatatatattattgtacttGTATGTGGCAacatgctaaataaataaacattattattattattaatgaattatcaaataatatatatattataaattcaatatttttagaaattcagtATTTCTccataaagtattatttataggCAGTCCATTAAAAAGTTTTCGGAATATACCTATAGGTGATATTTAACCAAGGTCAAATAGCGTTTAATATTTGACGTATATTATGCACTTGATGTATATTACGTACTTGATGctacaatttattaatattgtagcatcaagtacataatttattaataatcgAGTACCATAATATCTAGGCCGGGGATACTAGCAAGCATATTTTAAGTATGTGTAATGTATTGCTATATCTTGTTTAGTAATTGTAttatataactaatattatttgaaGCCTATCGATCAAAACacaatatttaggttttttttttaaataatatgccAACATTTAGGAATCTTCTCCTTGGATAAAGTAGCgcaaaaaatttcataataaacttaaaaaaaaaatataatataacgaTAAATTTAATACgcataaaaatacatatattcgATCGAACATCGGCACGAAGTTTCTATGCAATCATGGACATTTTTTAATCTAGAATTTGATTTTCAGCAGAATTTGATTTGAAGTTTCATTATGTTACCAAtcaagtattaatttttttatcatttttattaacaataaaactgaagatttttaacttatcagaatttaataaaaaaaaaatattttttttttataaattcatacataagattttttaactgattttttaaGTCAATGAAAATCTTATAACATACATAATTATATCCTATATTATGTCAACTAAATATTAtagcctaaaaattaaataaaatattaccgtCCATATTCACTAGATGTTGTTGTATAAAAAGGATGCAACGGAGGCCTTCTTTGAGTCCCATAACCATAGAACCAGTTCGGATAGTCGAACCTCTTGGGCAACCCACATGTCTGGTAAAAATCTGACGTCTGCAATCTTGGTACGGCTTTGCCTTCTGGATCTGGACAGTCAACCATTATGatcacttattttaaaaaatctttaactgtTTTTACgcaacaaaattattttgactgATAATTTGATGTTGTCGTTAAAAAAACGTTACGTATTTCTCAGGTATCGATCAAGCTTTTGCCATGGAAACTTGGAATATGGGTTACGGAAAACTGAGGATAATAAAGGTCGGCAAAATGGGATAAAAGTATTTTGGTTGTTGTTTttgaataaatgattttaattttttctagtcCAATTTTCCAAATAAAGACTGGGTTATAAAAGTTTCACCTTTTAGGTCACACTAACAATATTAGATTTAGTCGATATTTTcgttgatgtttttttttaatacgaaaAATAGTAGATATAAAAGCAAAATGTGCTTCCAAATTATTGCGCTTAGCATTGGACATATggcataatatataataaatatgacTTGAATAAATATGAATGAAATTAGATTTAATTGATTTCGGACGAGTTATGATTGGAAAGTGATTAACTAAGATccttagaaatataaaaatacaacaaaggAAAAAGTGGAGTAGGTTGATAAAATTTCTAGGTTAAGTTTTCGCGCTAAGTGCGGGAGTAAGGAATTTGTCTGTCATAAAAGTGtcatgatatttaaaatttgttaattctacaaaataattactaactttttttgttaaaatatgtatgtatatttcaCGTATATACggatatttttatgcaaaaagttCATAAAAGCAATACTCGGAAATTCATTCATTTTTAGGATGTAACATGTAACGGGAAGCTAGCCACAGCTTTGTCTTTACGTTTCCGTAGTTTTCAAAGATTTTATAGCATAACAATATTTACCTATTAGAAGAAGTTTCTCACGCTACctctaaattatataaaaaattgttaggAATTGATAAATTCTATGTATATAGCGTGGAATTGTTAAACGTCATTTTGGCACTAGAGTAAAGATAATAATTGAGAATCACGCTCACTtctattttttcacttttattctGATTTTATCATTGTTACCATTtgggattttaatattattttataacaataaataaatgatatcaataacatttttacagaaattacatttaaatctCTTTTAACTTATTATTGGTCCTATTTGGTGGATATTTAGCATTAGCAATTTctttttctacaaaaataataaaccttaCGTTAGTTTAAAATGTATGAAGTCCAAGGATCAGGTGACGTGCCAGTTTAATACGTCGATGTTAGCTTTACTTATATGTAGATATGTTAAGACCTAATCAACACCACTATTAGATCTATGTCTGGTACTGTATCTTTGCCCCTGGAAAAAATTCTGAATTAAAAGCTAGAtggttaacatttttttaataatatagccACTAAACTCAAACCAGATCCTGAACAAGTTTTTCCAGTTACAAcatcgtttttaaataatttaaataaacatgcAAATAGCGTATCCTCATTAGTCAGTGACATGCATAATACGTGCAAATACAAAGCACTTCTTCAAGAAATAAGAGTTCTGCTTCATCAACTCATCGCAGAGGAAAGCAAATAGGTACCTATTCAACCAACATTGGCAGCAAGAAGAAGAATGGAAGAAAAATgtagattagcctttggctagacttTGCCTATGTCTATTATTGGAAAGTACAAATAGGGCCTTGGAgtaaataagttaaaaacataacgatatatttgtttttgacagtaatttgttatttttatatttttttttaaataataagtaatgttaataaattagtataaatttatgttttctttttattctacgataatgcaaaacattttttttaaacctatataGCTAATAATATGCATTTGATCATCACATATGTAGGAGACgtgtaagcaattttaattctACTACTTCTCTTACATAGGAGCCGAAGTTCGGCTGGCCCCTATCGAGATAAGGTGGAGATTTACGTCAGCTACATACAAATAAGTGACCCGGTCGACGTTCCCTGTCC of the Anthonomus grandis grandis chromosome 3, icAntGran1.3, whole genome shotgun sequence genome contains:
- the LOC126734620 gene encoding piercer of microtubule wall 1 protein, whose amino-acid sequence is MVDCPDPEGKAVPRLQTSDFYQTCGLPKRFDYPNWFYGYGTQRRPPLHPFYTTTSSEYGRYPPTIHTVPTSFFPNTQDFTRNLAKAGMYRNYSLNTGIDRPSI